In Thermomicrobiales bacterium, the following proteins share a genomic window:
- the carA gene encoding glutamine-hydrolyzing carbamoyl-phosphate synthase small subunit, whose translation MSVYKGDAAVILEDGSVFRGTSFGAERDAEGEVVFTTSMTGYQEVATDPSFRGQIVCMTYPIIGNYGVTDDDDQSRQPWITGMIVRDYTDWPSNWRSEGTLAEYFRNHDIPAISGVDTRALTRHIRREGAMRALLVSKIGERTISDLQQRAKTAWTPAETNVVADVTIDEPRDVGVGEFHVVLIDCGVKENILESLERRGVRVTVVPFDTPYSDIAALQPDGILTSPGPGDPERAAPAADTIRAIIDDGVPYLGVCLGHQLLAHAIGATTSKLKYGHHGGNHPVLDIASGRVHITSQNHGYQVDADSVPDASGWRVSQINLNDQSVEGLAHESLPVFSIQYHPEGAPGPQDTQYVFDQFVALLREGKRQGEGVTA comes from the coding sequence ATGAGCGTGTATAAGGGGGATGCAGCCGTCATCCTGGAGGATGGCAGTGTCTTCCGCGGAACGTCGTTCGGCGCTGAGCGAGACGCCGAAGGCGAAGTAGTGTTTACGACGTCGATGACCGGGTATCAGGAGGTTGCGACAGACCCGTCGTTTCGCGGGCAGATCGTCTGCATGACCTACCCGATCATCGGTAACTACGGCGTAACGGACGACGACGACCAGTCGCGACAGCCGTGGATCACCGGCATGATTGTCCGCGACTACACCGATTGGCCGAGCAACTGGCGCTCGGAAGGAACGCTGGCCGAATACTTCCGGAATCATGACATCCCGGCGATCTCCGGCGTCGACACCCGCGCGCTAACACGCCACATTCGGCGCGAAGGCGCAATGCGTGCGCTGCTGGTATCGAAGATCGGCGAACGCACAATCAGCGATCTGCAACAGCGCGCAAAGACCGCCTGGACGCCGGCTGAGACGAATGTCGTCGCTGATGTCACGATAGACGAACCGCGTGACGTTGGCGTCGGAGAATTTCACGTCGTCCTGATCGATTGCGGCGTCAAGGAGAACATCCTGGAGTCGCTCGAGCGCCGCGGCGTTCGCGTCACGGTCGTGCCGTTCGACACGCCGTACAGCGACATTGCCGCGCTGCAGCCGGACGGAATCCTGACGTCGCCTGGGCCCGGTGATCCTGAGCGCGCGGCCCCGGCAGCTGACACGATCCGCGCGATCATCGACGACGGCGTCCCGTACCTTGGCGTCTGTCTGGGGCACCAGCTTCTGGCCCACGCCATTGGTGCGACGACCAGCAAGCTGAAGTACGGACATCATGGCGGCAACCATCCGGTACTCGACATCGCCAGTGGGCGAGTTCACATAACGTCGCAGAATCATGGTTATCAGGTGGATGCCGACAGCGTGCCGGACGCGAGCGGCTGGCGCGTTTCGCAGATCAACCTCAACGATCAGTCGGTTGAAGGTCTGGCGCACGAGAGTCTGCCGGTCTTCAGCATCCAGTATCACCCGGAGGGTGCCCCTGGGCCGCAGGACACCCAGTATGTGTTTGACCAGTTTGTCGCGCTCCTCCGCGAGGGGAAGCGCCAGGGTGAAGGGGTAACTGCGTGA
- a CDS encoding dihydroorotase, whose protein sequence is TYKEDLQSGADAAAAGGFTRMCCMPNTTPPLDTAERVADIVTRGRETGIHIHPIGTISVARAGLEIAPLREMAAAGAIGFSDDGDSTKSEDVMREALRLSAELNVPIMVHCEDPDMIQGGSMHRGEVSAKLGDPGIPAEAEESYIERDLQLAEETGGWLHVLHVSTERGIRLIEAARARGVRCTAEVMPHHLLLTDEWVAGRKRFAGEQEAVGSGPAPDSSAKVNPPLRPESDALGLLKAVQRGAFDFIATDHAPHAERDKPRELKGAAFGMSGLELALPSMVHLIERGNLDWPQVVELFTSAPAKTIGLDGGTLTAGESADVTVIDPTREWVVSADSLRTRSANTPLLGLTMRGRAVLTICEGEVRHDERV, encoded by the coding sequence TGACCTATAAGGAAGACCTGCAGTCCGGCGCAGATGCAGCCGCGGCTGGTGGATTCACGCGGATGTGCTGCATGCCGAACACCACTCCGCCGCTCGATACCGCCGAGCGCGTCGCTGACATCGTAACGCGTGGGCGTGAGACCGGTATCCACATTCACCCAATCGGCACGATTTCCGTCGCTCGGGCGGGCCTGGAAATTGCGCCACTCCGCGAGATGGCCGCAGCAGGTGCCATTGGCTTCTCTGACGACGGGGACAGTACGAAGTCGGAAGACGTGATGCGCGAGGCGCTGCGCCTTTCTGCCGAGCTGAATGTGCCGATCATGGTGCATTGCGAGGACCCGGACATGATCCAGGGCGGCTCGATGCATCGGGGCGAGGTTTCGGCAAAGCTGGGCGATCCGGGCATTCCGGCTGAGGCCGAGGAGTCCTACATCGAGCGCGATCTGCAACTGGCAGAGGAGACCGGCGGCTGGCTCCATGTCCTGCATGTCTCGACCGAGCGAGGCATCCGGCTGATTGAGGCAGCCCGTGCGCGCGGAGTGCGCTGCACTGCCGAGGTGATGCCGCATCACCTGCTGCTGACCGACGAATGGGTGGCAGGGCGCAAGCGTTTCGCCGGCGAGCAGGAGGCGGTTGGCAGCGGGCCAGCGCCCGATTCGAGCGCGAAGGTGAACCCGCCGCTGCGTCCTGAGTCAGACGCGCTGGGTCTGCTGAAGGCGGTTCAGCGTGGCGCGTTCGACTTCATCGCGACCGACCACGCGCCGCACGCCGAGCGCGACAAGCCGCGCGAGCTGAAGGGCGCTGCGTTTGGTATGAGCGGGCTGGAGCTTGCCTTGCCATCGATGGTGCACCTGATCGAACGCGGCAATCTGGACTGGCCGCAGGTCGTGGAGCTGTTCACGTCTGCGCCGGCGAAGACGATTGGATTGGACGGCGGCACATTGACGGCAGGCGAGAGTGCCGATGTGACCGTGATAGATCCGACGAGGGAATGGGTCGTCAGCGCTGACTCGCTGAGGACAAGGAGCGCGAACACACCGCTGCTGGGACTGACAATGCGTGGACGAGCAGTGCTCACCATTTGCGAGGGGGAGGTGCGCCACGATGAGCGTGTATAA
- a CDS encoding carbamoyl phosphate synthase large subunit — translation MSDRVQRVLVIGSGPIVIGQAAEFDYAGTQACRALREEGIETILVNSNPATIMTDEDVADVVYIEPLIPDVIRRIIMRERPDGLLPTLGGQTGLNLAVQLADLGILEEYGVKLLGTPLSAIQHAEDRELFKQLLQDIGEPVMDSVIAHTVAEAREFADRVDFPLIIRPAYTLGGTGGGIAYNMAELDEIAQSGISASPIHQVLIERSLLGWKEIEYEVIRDAADNAITVCNMENLDPMGVHTGDSIVVAPSQTLSDREYQMLRASALKIIRALGIEGGCNVQYALDPKSFAYQVIEVNPRVSRSSALASKATGYPIARVAA, via the coding sequence GTGAGCGACCGGGTCCAACGTGTTCTTGTGATCGGATCGGGCCCGATCGTTATTGGGCAGGCTGCGGAGTTCGACTACGCCGGCACGCAGGCGTGCCGCGCGCTGCGCGAGGAGGGCATCGAAACCATCCTCGTTAACTCCAACCCGGCAACGATCATGACCGACGAGGATGTGGCTGATGTCGTCTACATCGAGCCGCTGATTCCGGACGTGATTCGGCGCATCATCATGCGCGAGCGACCGGACGGTCTGCTGCCAACGCTGGGTGGCCAGACAGGGCTGAACCTGGCAGTACAACTCGCTGATCTCGGCATTCTCGAAGAGTACGGCGTGAAGCTGCTCGGGACGCCGCTCTCTGCGATTCAGCACGCTGAGGACCGCGAGCTGTTCAAGCAATTGCTGCAGGACATCGGCGAGCCGGTGATGGACAGCGTGATTGCGCACACCGTTGCCGAGGCGCGCGAGTTCGCCGACCGTGTCGATTTCCCGCTGATCATCCGCCCTGCCTACACCCTCGGTGGTACCGGCGGCGGCATCGCCTACAACATGGCCGAGCTGGATGAGATTGCACAGAGCGGTATCTCCGCCAGCCCGATCCATCAGGTGCTGATCGAGCGCTCATTGCTCGGTTGGAAAGAGATCGAGTACGAGGTCATCCGCGACGCGGCCGACAACGCTATCACGGTCTGCAATATGGAAAACCTCGATCCGATGGGCGTACACACCGGCGATTCGATCGTCGTCGCGCCGAGCCAGACGCTCTCGGATCGTGAGTACCAGATGCTGCGTGCTTCCGCGCTGAAGATCATCCGCGCGCTGGGCATCGAAGGCGGCTGCAACGTTCAGTACGCGCTCGATCCGAAGTCCTTCGCCTACCAGGTGATTGAGGTGAACCCGCGCGTCAGCCGCTCGTCGGCGCTGGCGTCGAAGGCGACCGGCTATCCGATCGCACGAGTGGCCGCGAA